The Motacilla alba alba isolate MOTALB_02 chromosome 14, Motacilla_alba_V1.0_pri, whole genome shotgun sequence genome includes a region encoding these proteins:
- the CYTH3 gene encoding cytohesin-3 isoform X2: protein MDEEGGGGGGVPDDLSMEEREELLNIRRRKKELIDDIERLKFEIAEVMTEIDNLTSVEESKTTQRNKQIAMGRKKFNMDPKKGIQFLIENDLLHNTAEDIAQFLYKGEGLNKTVIGDYLGERDEFNIKVLQAFVELHEFADLNLVQALRQFLWSFRLPGEAQKIDRMMEAFASRYCLCNPGVFQSTDTCYVLSFAIIMLNTSLHNHNVRDKPTVERFISMNRGINEGGDLPEELLRNLYESIKNEPFKIPEDDGNDLTHTFFNPDREGWLLKLGGGRVKTWKRRWFILTDNCLYYFEYTTDKEPRGIIPLENLSIREVEDPRKPNCFELYNPSHKGQVIKACKTEADGRVVEGNHVVYRISAPTPEEKEEWIKSIKASISRDPFYDMLATRKRRIANKK, encoded by the exons TGCCTGATGATCTCTCcatggaagaaagagaagagcttTTAAATATTCGTCGCAGGAAAAAAGAACTGATTGATGATATTGAG AgattaaaatttgaaattgcTGAGGTTATGACTGAAATTGATAATCTGACTAGTGTAGAAGAAAG CAAAACTACACAAAGAAATAAGCAAATAGCTatgggaaggaagaaattcaACATGGACCCTAAGAag GGAATACAGTTTCTGATAGAAAATGACCTCCTGCACAACACTGCAGAAGACATTGCACAGTTCCTTTATAAAGGAGAAGGATTAAATAAAACGGTAATTGGAGATTACCTCGGTGAAAG AGATGAATTTAATATTAAAGTTCTTCAGGCTTTTGTTGAACTCCATGAGTTCGCTGATCTCAATCTTGTACAAGCCTTAAG GCAGTTTCTGTGGAGCTTCAGACTCCCAGGAGAGGCTCAAAAAATTGACCGTATGATGGAAGCTTTTGCTTCACGCTATTGCCTTTGTAACCCAGGAGTCTTCCAGTCCACAG ATACATGTTACGTGCTTTCCTTTGCCATCATTATGTTGAATACCAGCCTGCACAACCACAACGTGCGAGATAAACCCACAGTGGAGAGGTTTATCTCCATGAATCGTGGAATTAATGAAGGTGGAGACCTTCCAGAGGAATTGCTAAGG aattTATATGAAAGTATTAAGAATGAGCCATTTAAAATTCCAGAGGATGATGGAAATGATCTAACGCATACATTTTTTAATCCAGATAGAGAAGGTTGGCTGCTGAAATTAGG AGGGGGAAGAGTGAAAACATGGAAACGGAGATGGTTTATTCTGACTGATAATTGCCTGTATTACTTTGAATACACAACA GACAAAGAACCTAGAGGAATTATTCCATTAGAAAATCTTAGCATAAGAGAAGTCGAAGACCCTAGAAAACCA AACTGCTTTGAGCTCTACAACCCCAGTCATAAAGGTCAGGTAATCAAAGCGTGTAAAACTGAAGCCGACGGTCGAGTGGTGGAAGGCAACCATGTAGTGTACAGGATATCTGCTCCCAccccagaagaaaaggaagagtgGATTAAATCTATCAA agcAAGTATCAGCAGGGATCCCTTTTATGATATGCTGgcaacaaggaaaagaagaattgcAAATAAGAAATAG
- the CYTH3 gene encoding cytohesin-3 isoform X1: MQMLKNCTFCSIPVPDDLSMEEREELLNIRRRKKELIDDIERLKFEIAEVMTEIDNLTSVEESKTTQRNKQIAMGRKKFNMDPKKGIQFLIENDLLHNTAEDIAQFLYKGEGLNKTVIGDYLGERDEFNIKVLQAFVELHEFADLNLVQALRQFLWSFRLPGEAQKIDRMMEAFASRYCLCNPGVFQSTDTCYVLSFAIIMLNTSLHNHNVRDKPTVERFISMNRGINEGGDLPEELLRNLYESIKNEPFKIPEDDGNDLTHTFFNPDREGWLLKLGGRVKTWKRRWFILTDNCLYYFEYTTDKEPRGIIPLENLSIREVEDPRKPNCFELYNPSHKGQVIKACKTEADGRVVEGNHVVYRISAPTPEEKEEWIKSIKASISRDPFYDMLATRKRRIANKK, translated from the exons ATGCAAATGCTAAAAAATTGTACATTTTGCTCCATTCCAGTGCCTGATGATCTCTCcatggaagaaagagaagagcttTTAAATATTCGTCGCAGGAAAAAAGAACTGATTGATGATATTGAG AgattaaaatttgaaattgcTGAGGTTATGACTGAAATTGATAATCTGACTAGTGTAGAAGAAAG CAAAACTACACAAAGAAATAAGCAAATAGCTatgggaaggaagaaattcaACATGGACCCTAAGAag GGAATACAGTTTCTGATAGAAAATGACCTCCTGCACAACACTGCAGAAGACATTGCACAGTTCCTTTATAAAGGAGAAGGATTAAATAAAACGGTAATTGGAGATTACCTCGGTGAAAG AGATGAATTTAATATTAAAGTTCTTCAGGCTTTTGTTGAACTCCATGAGTTCGCTGATCTCAATCTTGTACAAGCCTTAAG GCAGTTTCTGTGGAGCTTCAGACTCCCAGGAGAGGCTCAAAAAATTGACCGTATGATGGAAGCTTTTGCTTCACGCTATTGCCTTTGTAACCCAGGAGTCTTCCAGTCCACAG ATACATGTTACGTGCTTTCCTTTGCCATCATTATGTTGAATACCAGCCTGCACAACCACAACGTGCGAGATAAACCCACAGTGGAGAGGTTTATCTCCATGAATCGTGGAATTAATGAAGGTGGAGACCTTCCAGAGGAATTGCTAAGG aattTATATGAAAGTATTAAGAATGAGCCATTTAAAATTCCAGAGGATGATGGAAATGATCTAACGCATACATTTTTTAATCCAGATAGAGAAGGTTGGCTGCTGAAATTAG GGGGAAGAGTGAAAACATGGAAACGGAGATGGTTTATTCTGACTGATAATTGCCTGTATTACTTTGAATACACAACA GACAAAGAACCTAGAGGAATTATTCCATTAGAAAATCTTAGCATAAGAGAAGTCGAAGACCCTAGAAAACCA AACTGCTTTGAGCTCTACAACCCCAGTCATAAAGGTCAGGTAATCAAAGCGTGTAAAACTGAAGCCGACGGTCGAGTGGTGGAAGGCAACCATGTAGTGTACAGGATATCTGCTCCCAccccagaagaaaaggaagagtgGATTAAATCTATCAA agcAAGTATCAGCAGGGATCCCTTTTATGATATGCTGgcaacaaggaaaagaagaattgcAAATAAGAAATAG
- the CYTH3 gene encoding cytohesin-3 isoform X3: MDEEGGGGGGVPDDLSMEEREELLNIRRRKKELIDDIERLKFEIAEVMTEIDNLTSVEESKTTQRNKQIAMGRKKFNMDPKKGIQFLIENDLLHNTAEDIAQFLYKGEGLNKTVIGDYLGERDEFNIKVLQAFVELHEFADLNLVQALRQFLWSFRLPGEAQKIDRMMEAFASRYCLCNPGVFQSTDTCYVLSFAIIMLNTSLHNHNVRDKPTVERFISMNRGINEGGDLPEELLRNLYESIKNEPFKIPEDDGNDLTHTFFNPDREGWLLKLGGRVKTWKRRWFILTDNCLYYFEYTTDKEPRGIIPLENLSIREVEDPRKPNCFELYNPSHKGQVIKACKTEADGRVVEGNHVVYRISAPTPEEKEEWIKSIK, encoded by the exons TGCCTGATGATCTCTCcatggaagaaagagaagagcttTTAAATATTCGTCGCAGGAAAAAAGAACTGATTGATGATATTGAG AgattaaaatttgaaattgcTGAGGTTATGACTGAAATTGATAATCTGACTAGTGTAGAAGAAAG CAAAACTACACAAAGAAATAAGCAAATAGCTatgggaaggaagaaattcaACATGGACCCTAAGAag GGAATACAGTTTCTGATAGAAAATGACCTCCTGCACAACACTGCAGAAGACATTGCACAGTTCCTTTATAAAGGAGAAGGATTAAATAAAACGGTAATTGGAGATTACCTCGGTGAAAG AGATGAATTTAATATTAAAGTTCTTCAGGCTTTTGTTGAACTCCATGAGTTCGCTGATCTCAATCTTGTACAAGCCTTAAG GCAGTTTCTGTGGAGCTTCAGACTCCCAGGAGAGGCTCAAAAAATTGACCGTATGATGGAAGCTTTTGCTTCACGCTATTGCCTTTGTAACCCAGGAGTCTTCCAGTCCACAG ATACATGTTACGTGCTTTCCTTTGCCATCATTATGTTGAATACCAGCCTGCACAACCACAACGTGCGAGATAAACCCACAGTGGAGAGGTTTATCTCCATGAATCGTGGAATTAATGAAGGTGGAGACCTTCCAGAGGAATTGCTAAGG aattTATATGAAAGTATTAAGAATGAGCCATTTAAAATTCCAGAGGATGATGGAAATGATCTAACGCATACATTTTTTAATCCAGATAGAGAAGGTTGGCTGCTGAAATTAG GGGGAAGAGTGAAAACATGGAAACGGAGATGGTTTATTCTGACTGATAATTGCCTGTATTACTTTGAATACACAACA GACAAAGAACCTAGAGGAATTATTCCATTAGAAAATCTTAGCATAAGAGAAGTCGAAGACCCTAGAAAACCA AACTGCTTTGAGCTCTACAACCCCAGTCATAAAGGTCAGGTAATCAAAGCGTGTAAAACTGAAGCCGACGGTCGAGTGGTGGAAGGCAACCATGTAGTGTACAGGATATCTGCTCCCAccccagaagaaaaggaagagtgGATTAAATCTATCAAGTGA